CAGATGGCCTTGTCGCCGGCGTGCTTGCGAGCCAGCTCGTACAGCCGACGCTCGAGCGGTTGCGACAACAGAAAGTAGCGGCGGTCGATGGTCAGCACCTCGTAGTGCAGGAATGCCTTGTACAGCCATTCCGCGACGATGACGACGACCTCGAGGACACCCTTCCCGTTCTTGGTCCGCCGAGTAATGGTGTAGTCCTCGATCCAGCCAAAACCTCTCGTCTCCTCTTCGCCGCCTGTCGCGATGTTCGTCTCGATCGTCGTGCCTTTCAGACGACGTAGCATGTCGAGCATGTTGTCATAGGCTTTGCCGCCCGGATCTCGCTCGGTGCCGGTCAGAAACGCATAGGTATCGATCTTCACCGTGCGAGAAATCGGCAATCCCGCTTGTCGGGCTTCAATGATCTGCGAGCCCATATAGAGCAGCAAATCCTTGTCGAAGACAGTGGCGGCGCCCAGCACGGACGGAATTACCTTGACGCGCTTCTGAGTCGACGGGCTGACGTATTCGCGCACGGTCGTGTCGCGTCGTTTCGACAGGGAGAATAGCGGGAACTCCATGCTGGCCAGGTCGTCCTTGACCGGCCACTCAAGCATGTTCGCCGCAAATAGCTCCGTCTGCGTGTACGGTTTGTGTTGCCCCCTGACGGGTACTGGTGTTGCTGCCATTGATCCGGCCTCCGGTCCTTCCATCTTCAACTGATCTTACAAAGCGTGTACGGACGTCCACGCATGCGCCTAATCACGAGTCGAAAGAGCGGTGCGCATCGGTCATCCGTCTCCAGAACTGTCTGGAGCGTCCGAATGCGCGTACCGTCTTTCTGGCCCCATGTGCGAAGAGCGACAGGATAACCAAAGAGATCGCGGAACAGCCGCAGCTCGTAGAACCCGGTAGCTGACTCCCAGCGGGCAACGTGGCCTTGCTTGAGGTCAATGGATGGAACAGCTATCATGATGGGTATCCTAAGCGGACGCGCTCCTAGACGGGCCTTTGCTCTGGTAGAAGCCCGGTTTGGTAGCCGCCAACCGGGCTTCGCTCATTTCGCGTTAATTAATTTGCCATATTTTGGCGGATTATCCTAATTGCCACGTTCAGGCGGCAATTTCTTCCTCCAGCGTTTCCTCTTCTTCGCCGATGTCGGTTTCGTCGTCCGTCTCCACATCGTCGGCGTCGGCCGCCTGCCAAACAGCGTCGGTCGCCTGCGTATCGTAGACCTTCACGGCACCGTCCAGCACGCAAAGCTGGCCACGGACGCGAACCACGAGACCGCGCCGATCGCCGCGTTCGAGACTACCGTTGTCCCACGCTCGGCACTGGCTGCGATAGCTGAACGTCGCACCTTGCCAGTCAGAGAACGCGGTGAACGACCAGCCCTCGCATTCGCGATAGGAGCCGCGGCTGAAACCGCCGTCGTTGATGTATTCCCGACCATTCACCACGAAGGTCGGCACGCTGGCGATTCCGTCGTTGGAGTTCGCGAGTTTGTCGGCGCAGTAAGCATGTCCCCACGTCGAATAGGGGGCTTCGATCGCGTGAATCCTGTCGCGGTAGCTGTCCAAGAAAAACGAGTCGCGCCACGGCTGGAAGTCGATGGCGCGATTGGTCTCGGACCATCGCCACGCGATCAGCGTGCCGACGTCGCGCACGTACATCGCGGCCGTCGCCACGCATCCATCTTCGTCCCGAACCTTGTATTCGATCCCGTCGAAAACCGACCCGACCATCGCCCGGCAGTGAGCGACGAATGCGTCGAACTCGTCGTCCGTTGGCTTGCACGTCACGCGCCAGAGATGGCGCGGTTCGTCGCCCTCGTCGCAGCGTTCGACCATCTTCTCGAGTTCGTCGCCGGCGAGAGCGAGGCCACGCGCGAACAGCGGCCGCGCCGGACCAGCGATGCGCTGGACCGCATCAGTTCCCTTCGCAAACATCGCACGATACTGCTCGACGGTGTATTCCGGATCAAGCCAAGTTCCGGGCTCATCCAGCGCAAACGCCCGCGCGGCAGCGTCGCCAAAATCGAAGCCGAATTGTTCGCTCATCGCAGTGCTCCTAGACGGTTGGGAGGTAGGCCGGGGACTGGTAGCCGCCAGTGGTTCCGGCCGGGATGCGGTGAGGCGTGGCCGTCACTGCATGGGATCTATTATAGTCTGATTACGTACATACGTAAATACGTAATTGCGTAAATATTTGGCTGGGGGGTTCGGCATGTCAGGCGGTCAAGGGGACGCCCGGAAGCCGCAGCGGAGCGCAGAGCTGGCCGCAGGCCAGGTCGAGCACCGAACGGGTGAGGACGACAGCGCAGCGGCCCTTGACGGGCTGGCGTGCCGGTGCAGACGCTCCAGTCGAGGGTGTGGGGGAAAGGTTCATCTCCCCCGCACCCTTGACGACAGAGGGCGACTCGCTCCCTTCCCGCAGGGCGGGAAGGGCGGGGGGATGGGTGGGTGGCCGCCGACGGCGGCCTTCGCTTGTCGCTACTTTGTAAAGGCGGAGCCTGAAGGATCGAGATGATGGTTTTTTGCTGTTCGAAGTGAGACGGTCGTTCTGCGATGACGGTGCAAGGATTGGAAGCGGCGGGGTCAAGGTCGCCCTCCCTTTTTATTGAATGCTTTTGGCCGCGGCGCGGAGGTGCTTCACGGCAGGCTTGCCTGCCGCGTGGAAGCCTTGTTCGCCGCGGCCTTGGTCAACCTGCGCGGCTGTGCCGCGCCACTTGTTGGGGGGATGCCGGGCGGGAAGGACGCGCGTAGCGCGGCCGGGGCGGAGCGCGCTTGAGCGCGCGTAGCGAGCCGGCGGGGGGCGCTTGCGCCCCCCAAGAGGCGGAGGCCTCTGCCGCGTTACTACTATGTTTTGTAAAAAAAGGAGGGTTAACAGCCGCGCGCGTGTTAGCGCTGTGGAAAACTCCTCAAACGCCTTGCGCGACAAGGCTCTGCGCGTTGCGCATGTCGCTGATGTACGAAATGGCCGTCGGCGTTATACGAGTCATTTGTCGCTGATATCCGAGGCTATCCGTCGGCGATATACGAGCGCTTCAACAGCCTGTCCAGAGGCTTATCCACATTGTCGGCGATGTACGACCCTTGTCGGCGATGTACGAGCCTGTCGCATCTCCCCTCCTGTACCGCTCTCTCGTCCTAAATCCACCTCTTCCCCTTGTTTTTCGAGGCTTAGCGGGCAATCGGTGACGCCCTCAAGTGTCGGCGATATACGAAATCGGCCGGAAAACGTCGGCGATATACGAGCCCAAAGGGCGCCTCAGAAGCGCTTGCTTCCGTTCCGTATTCAATCCTGCATGGGAATTAACAATTACATCGACTGATGAAACCAAAAACCCCGACAGTCAGGCTTGCGCGCTCTTGTCGTTTTTTGCATCATGGTTATAATACGGAAAAAAGGAGGTGGTTCGATGACCGCACTGAACGAAGCAAACCAGGAACGGGCCGTAGCTGCCGGCCCGCTTCCCTCGAGAGACCAGGCCGTGTCCGATGCAGCAGAGCCGAATGCGGCGAGCGAGCAACTCGCGGAGCTCGCCGCTCAACTTCATCAAACAGCCGATGCGGTTGAGCCGGCGGTGCGGATGGAGAAGGACCGCAAGCACCTGCAATTCATTGCAGGCTCGTCTGTCAAGCTGAACTTCATTCTCGCGACAGCGCTTCTGATCAGTGTCGTCGCGAATGGTGCGCTCGGTTGGCGTGCGTTCAACCCGGACCGCCAGTATTTCGCCTCCGACAACGGCCGCATCTTCCCGCTGATTCCGATGTCGCAGCCGTATCGCAAAGCGGCCGACGTGATCCAGTACGCGAAGGACACGATGAACCGTTCGTTCACGATGGACTTCCTCAACTGGCGTCAACAGCTCGAGGACATCCGCGGCAATTACACGCGCGACGGCTTCAAGTCGTTCATCGCATCGCTGCAAGCCTCGGGCGTCTTGGCGACCGTGCGCGATCGCCGCATGAACATGTCGATCACTGCCGGCACTGGCGTTCTCACAAAGGAGGGCGTCGAGAACGGCGTCTACGTGTGGTACGTCGAGATGCCGATCGAGGTCAAGCTGTCGGGGCAGACGTCTGAGCTTCCTGCGCAGCGCTTCCTCGCAACGGTTCGGATCGAGCGAGTTTCCACGCTCGACTCCATTGAAGGCATCGGCGTCGGCCAACTGGTGACGAAGCCGCTTTGAGGACTCGAACGATGAAACGACTCGCCCTTTTGCTCGTTGCACCGTTGGCGGCCAGCACACTCGCTCCGGCGATGGCTCAAAACGCGCAACAGCCTCAACCCCAACCGGCGCAGCAGCAAAGCGCGGCACCGGCCGCGCAAGGTGTCGCAGCGCCTGCACCGGCACCGCAGCAGCCGCAACAAGCGCAAGCCCCGCAGTGGGTCAATGCGGGCGCACCGGCCGGCGCATTTCCGCCGCCGCCTGGTCAAGCGCCGATGAGCTCGCAGCAGCAAATTCAGGCTGCGTTCCCGCAAACCAACTATGGAGCGGCGAATTATGCTGTGGCCGGACAAGCCCCGCAGGGCTACCCGCAGCAGTATCCGGCGGGAGCAGTACCTCAGAATGGCGTCGCGCCGATGCCCCCGCTCGCGCCTCCGAGCAATTACGAACGCGCCGAGCAGGTCGTTTCGCCCTTCAGCAACGGCGAGATCGTCAAGCTGCGTCAGCAGCTCGATGACTCGCGCAAGGCAAAGGCTTATCACCCTGTCAGGACCGTGCCCCGGATCAGCAGCATCTCGGTCGACCTCTCGCCCGGTGCCGCGCTCCCGATCGCGCGCGTGCTGCCCGGCGAGCAGACGACGCTGGTGTTCGTGGATTCGACGGGCGCGCCGTGGCCGCTCGCCGTTGCTCCGCGAGTTTCCGATGCCCGCTACTTCGATGTCGAATGGTTGCAAGGCACGCCGTCCGTCGTGATCTCGGCGTTATCGGCCTATGAAGACGGTAATGTGACCGTCTTCCTTCAGGGCATGGCGACGCCGGTCGTGGTCAAGCTCGCCACCGGCGAGCCCGATTCGAAAGAGAAGAGCCGCGTTGTCGACTATCGCCTCGATCTGCGTGTGCCCGGCCGTGGTCCGAACGCACAAGCCCCGTTCCTCGGAGCCGGTCGTATCGCGCTGTACGACGACACGATGCAGGGATTCCTCGACGGCATTCCGCCGAGTGGCGCGAAGCGCGTGACAGCGCATGGCGACGTACCGGCACGCACGCAGGTTTGGCAGTACGGCGACGCGATGTTCGTTCGCACGAACTACGACATTCAGACGGCATTCGATCAAAGCATGTCTGCCGCCGACGGCACGCGCGTTTATCGGTTGCCGCCGACCCCTTACGTCACGCTGTCCGAGATGGGCCGGTCCGTGACGCTCCAACTCGACATCAATTGAGAGGCAGAGCATGAGTACACAATCGGACGTCGGGCGCCAAAGCAAAATCGTCGCGATCGGGGTCATCGTGACGATCGCGGTTGTCGGCTATATCGCCGCGACCTACTTCGCCGACAGCTCGCGCAAGCAGTCGCAGATCAGCGCGGTG
The DNA window shown above is from Paraburkholderia aromaticivorans and carries:
- a CDS encoding DotI/IcmL/TraM family protein, giving the protein MRALVVFCIMVIIRKKGGGSMTALNEANQERAVAAGPLPSRDQAVSDAAEPNAASEQLAELAAQLHQTADAVEPAVRMEKDRKHLQFIAGSSVKLNFILATALLISVVANGALGWRAFNPDRQYFASDNGRIFPLIPMSQPYRKAADVIQYAKDTMNRSFTMDFLNWRQQLEDIRGNYTRDGFKSFIASLQASGVLATVRDRRMNMSITAGTGVLTKEGVENGVYVWYVEMPIEVKLSGQTSELPAQRFLATVRIERVSTLDSIEGIGVGQLVTKPL
- a CDS encoding DotH/IcmK family type IV secretion protein — protein: MKRLALLLVAPLAASTLAPAMAQNAQQPQPQPAQQQSAAPAAQGVAAPAPAPQQPQQAQAPQWVNAGAPAGAFPPPPGQAPMSSQQQIQAAFPQTNYGAANYAVAGQAPQGYPQQYPAGAVPQNGVAPMPPLAPPSNYERAEQVVSPFSNGEIVKLRQQLDDSRKAKAYHPVRTVPRISSISVDLSPGAALPIARVLPGEQTTLVFVDSTGAPWPLAVAPRVSDARYFDVEWLQGTPSVVISALSAYEDGNVTVFLQGMATPVVVKLATGEPDSKEKSRVVDYRLDLRVPGRGPNAQAPFLGAGRIALYDDTMQGFLDGIPPSGAKRVTAHGDVPARTQVWQYGDAMFVRTNYDIQTAFDQSMSAADGTRVYRLPPTPYVTLSEMGRSVTLQLDIN
- a CDS encoding replication initiator protein A, producing the protein MAATPVPVRGQHKPYTQTELFAANMLEWPVKDDLASMEFPLFSLSKRRDTTVREYVSPSTQKRVKVIPSVLGAATVFDKDLLLYMGSQIIEARQAGLPISRTVKIDTYAFLTGTERDPGGKAYDNMLDMLRRLKGTTIETNIATGGEEETRGFGWIEDYTITRRTKNGKGVLEVVVIVAEWLYKAFLHYEVLTIDRRYFLLSQPLERRLYELARKHAGDKAIWKCDIEIMRQKSGSIQSLRHFRADVRDIIKRDALPDYRVALDSSKKPHRIVFYSRDSRALTKELQRIDGFTWFEQLERQGNLMADD